Proteins from a genomic interval of Acinonyx jubatus isolate Ajub_Pintada_27869175 chromosome B4, VMU_Ajub_asm_v1.0, whole genome shotgun sequence:
- the COMMD3 gene encoding COMM domain-containing protein 3 produces MELSEYVQKGFQMLADPGSFDSNAFTLLLRAAFQSLLDAQADEAVLDHPDLKHIDPVVLKHCHTAAATYILEAGKQRADKSTLSTYLEDCKFDRERIELFCTEYQNNKNSLEILLGSIGRSLPHITDVSWRLEYQIKTNQLHKMYRPAYLVTLNVENTDSRSHPEISFSCNMEQLQDLVGKLKDASKSLERATQL; encoded by the exons ATGGAGCTCTCGGAGTATGTGCAGAAAGGCTTCCAGATGCTGGCCGATCCTGGCTCCTTCGACTCCAACGCCTTCACGCTTCTCCTCCGGGCGGCTTTCCAGAGCCTGCTGGACGCCCAGGCGGACGAGGCCGTGTTAG atcaCCCAGACTTGAAACATATCGACCCTGTGGTTTTAAAACATTGTCACACAGCAGCTGCAACTTACATACTGGAGGCAGGAAAGCAAAGAGCTGACAAGTCAACTCTAAG CACTTATCTAGAAGACTGTAAATTTGATAGAGAGCGAATAGAACTGTTTTGCACGGAATATCAG AATAATAAGAATTCCCTAGAAATCCTACTGGGAAG TATAGGCAGATCTCTTCCTCATATAACTGATGTTTCTTGGCGTTTGGAATATCAGATAAAG ACCAACCAACTTCATAAGATGTACAGACCTGCATATTTGGTGACCTTAAATGTAGAG aaCACTGATTCCCGATCCCACCCAGAGATTAGTTTTAGTTGCAACATGGAACAATTACAG GACTTGGTGGGGAAACTTAAAGATGCTTcgaaaagtctggaaagagcaaCTCAGTTGTAA